One region of Anaeromyxobacter paludicola genomic DNA includes:
- a CDS encoding phosphopentomutase yields MDQRRFVILVADSAGCGALPDAARYGDEGSNTLGHVARALGGISLPNLGRLGLGNVLEVAGVPPDPSPAGFHGKMAERSPGKDTTTGHWEMMGVILEEPLALFPRGFPDDLLRAWLAETGAPGVLGNEVASGTEIIQRLGEEHQRTGKPIVYTSADSVFQVAAHTGTVPLETLYRWCEIARRQLDPLRVARVIARPFVGTPGKYTRTYDRKDFSLPAPGRTVLQDLRDAGVPVVGVGKIPDIYDRQGISEEVHTSGNADGLARTEALLGTLERGLLFVNLVDFDMLYGHRRDVRGYARALSELDAALPRLLARLRPGDVLALTADHGCDPTHAGTDHTREHVPLLVHAGGRGGSLGVRASFSDLGATCAGFFGVPAQVGTSFLPQITAAT; encoded by the coding sequence ATGGACCAGCGCCGCTTCGTCATCCTCGTGGCCGACAGCGCCGGGTGCGGCGCGCTCCCCGACGCCGCCCGCTACGGCGACGAGGGCTCGAACACCCTCGGGCACGTCGCCCGGGCCCTCGGCGGGATCTCGCTCCCGAACCTGGGACGGCTCGGGCTCGGGAACGTGCTCGAGGTGGCGGGCGTCCCGCCCGATCCGTCCCCGGCCGGCTTCCACGGGAAGATGGCGGAGCGATCGCCCGGCAAGGACACCACCACCGGCCACTGGGAGATGATGGGCGTGATCCTCGAGGAGCCGCTGGCGCTCTTCCCGAGGGGCTTCCCCGACGACCTCCTGCGCGCCTGGCTCGCCGAGACCGGCGCGCCCGGGGTGCTCGGCAACGAGGTGGCGAGCGGGACGGAGATCATCCAGCGGCTCGGGGAGGAGCACCAGCGGACCGGCAAGCCCATCGTCTACACCTCGGCCGACTCGGTCTTCCAGGTGGCGGCGCACACCGGCACGGTGCCGCTCGAGACGCTCTACCGCTGGTGCGAGATCGCCCGCCGGCAGCTCGATCCGCTGCGGGTGGCGCGCGTCATCGCCCGGCCGTTCGTGGGGACGCCCGGGAAGTACACCCGCACCTACGACCGCAAGGACTTCTCGCTCCCGGCGCCCGGCCGGACCGTGCTCCAGGACCTGCGCGACGCCGGGGTGCCGGTGGTGGGCGTGGGCAAGATCCCCGACATCTACGACCGGCAGGGGATCTCGGAGGAGGTCCACACGAGCGGCAACGCCGACGGGCTCGCGCGCACCGAGGCGCTCCTCGGGACCCTGGAGCGAGGGCTGCTCTTCGTGAACCTGGTGGACTTCGACATGCTCTACGGCCACCGCCGCGACGTGCGGGGCTACGCGCGGGCGCTCTCGGAGCTCGACGCGGCGCTGCCCCGGCTCCTCGCCCGGCTGCGGCCCGGCGACGTCCTCGCCCTCACCGCGGACCACGGCTGCGATCCCACCCACGCGGGAACCGACCACACCCGCGAGCACGTGCCGCTGCTGGTGCACGCCGGCGGGCGCGGCGGCTCGCTCGGCGTGCGCGCTTCGTTCAGCGATCTCGGCGCCACCTGCGCCGGGTTCTTCGGCGTCCCGGCGCAGGTGGGCACGAGCTTCCTTCCTCAGATCACCGCGGCGACCTGA
- the deoC gene encoding deoxyribose-phosphate aldolase, producing the protein MTAPVPGLARLPAGAIRAPRDLAPLIDHTLLREDATPEDVARACAEARAHGFATVCVRGGHVARAAELLEGSPVLPIAVVDFHRGEAATAERVAEARRVVAAGAREVDLVLALGLLRARDHRAVLLDLEAVVRAVPVPVKVILETAALTREEKVAAAALCAAAGAAFVKTSTGYGPGGATAEDVALLREVVGDRLGVKASGGIRTAAQARAMVEAGASRVGASASVAIVTAAAF; encoded by the coding sequence GTGACCGCTCCCGTTCCCGGGCTCGCCCGCCTCCCCGCCGGCGCCATCCGCGCGCCCCGGGACCTCGCGCCGCTCATCGACCACACGCTCCTGCGCGAGGACGCCACGCCGGAGGACGTGGCGCGCGCCTGCGCCGAGGCCCGCGCCCACGGCTTCGCCACGGTCTGCGTGCGCGGCGGCCACGTCGCCCGGGCGGCGGAGCTGCTCGAGGGGAGCCCGGTGCTCCCCATCGCCGTGGTGGACTTCCACCGCGGCGAGGCCGCCACCGCCGAGCGCGTCGCCGAGGCCCGCCGGGTGGTGGCCGCCGGCGCGCGCGAGGTGGACCTGGTGCTCGCCCTCGGGCTGCTCCGGGCCCGGGATCACCGGGCGGTCCTCCTCGATCTCGAAGCCGTGGTGAGGGCGGTGCCGGTCCCGGTGAAGGTGATCCTGGAGACCGCCGCGCTCACCCGCGAGGAGAAGGTGGCCGCCGCGGCGCTCTGCGCGGCGGCGGGGGCCGCCTTCGTGAAGACCTCCACCGGGTACGGCCCGGGCGGCGCCACGGCGGAGGACGTGGCGCTCCTGCGGGAGGTGGTGGGGGATCGCCTGGGCGTGAAGGCCTCGGGCGGGATCCGGACCGCCGCGCAGGCCCGGGCCATGGTCGAGGCCGGCGCGAGCCGCGTCGGCGCGAGCGCGTCGGTGGCCATCGTCACCGCCGCCGCGTTCTGA
- a CDS encoding zinc-ribbon domain-containing protein encodes MRFSCEKCGRAYVADAKVEGRTFKMRCKQCGHVILVRGKSSKGTPQQQPGQPDGGDAAASAGAAAAGLEPGLASGGAPADGEPSSGPEPTESFTDLTADLGSVAEVRTPTPAPLPIAAAPEPAAPASEPVVPVSEPAAPASEPLAPPPSDPFAPGANGVEPGRQSFDPFAGRETSGYIDLKLDDENEKTPSLDLPLPPPSPKVPATAPAQVARPAERTAPPPRKGGAGKLFAAAAAVVVVGAGGYLALNRTSSSSAPAQVASAPANPEPAPAAAPPRATTAEPQAARPAPSPEPRAAAPVAPAAPERALPAGELPRKPEPEPARSAKAEPRPAKPAVEAPRAIARAAATPAPAPQPTAPKKPAAPPASEAAAVAAPVPTTIGPRPDQAAVTRALARSQRAIDACVASGLAKDASLDVPATAVVIATVNPAGKILYPTFEDAPLNASELGGCLKGVVARTPVQPFEGDVVRVRVPVLLRR; translated from the coding sequence GTGAGATTTTCTTGCGAAAAGTGCGGGCGCGCCTACGTGGCCGACGCCAAGGTGGAGGGGCGCACTTTCAAGATGAGGTGCAAGCAGTGCGGGCACGTCATCCTGGTGCGTGGCAAGTCCTCGAAGGGAACGCCACAGCAGCAACCGGGCCAGCCGGACGGCGGGGACGCCGCCGCCTCGGCCGGGGCGGCCGCGGCCGGGCTCGAACCGGGGCTGGCGTCGGGCGGAGCTCCGGCCGATGGCGAGCCTTCCAGCGGTCCCGAGCCGACCGAGAGCTTCACCGATCTGACGGCCGACCTGGGCAGCGTGGCGGAGGTCCGCACCCCCACGCCGGCGCCGCTCCCGATCGCGGCCGCGCCCGAGCCGGCCGCGCCCGCGAGTGAGCCGGTCGTCCCCGTGAGCGAGCCGGCCGCGCCCGCGAGCGAGCCGCTCGCGCCGCCGCCCTCGGATCCCTTCGCGCCGGGGGCCAACGGCGTCGAGCCCGGGCGCCAGTCCTTCGACCCGTTCGCCGGGCGCGAGACGAGCGGCTACATCGACCTCAAGCTCGACGACGAGAACGAGAAGACGCCGTCGCTCGACCTGCCGCTGCCTCCGCCCTCGCCGAAGGTCCCGGCCACGGCGCCCGCGCAGGTGGCGCGGCCGGCCGAGCGGACCGCGCCGCCGCCCAGGAAGGGCGGCGCGGGCAAGCTCTTCGCCGCGGCCGCCGCCGTCGTGGTGGTCGGAGCGGGGGGCTACCTCGCCTTGAACCGCACCTCCTCTTCGTCCGCTCCCGCCCAGGTGGCCTCCGCGCCGGCGAACCCGGAGCCGGCCCCGGCGGCCGCTCCGCCCCGGGCGACGACGGCCGAGCCCCAGGCGGCCAGGCCCGCGCCCTCGCCCGAGCCGCGCGCCGCGGCGCCGGTCGCGCCGGCCGCCCCGGAGCGGGCGCTGCCGGCCGGCGAGCTCCCGCGCAAGCCGGAGCCGGAGCCCGCCCGGTCGGCCAAGGCAGAGCCGCGCCCGGCAAAGCCGGCGGTCGAGGCCCCCAGGGCGATCGCGCGCGCCGCGGCCACCCCGGCGCCGGCGCCACAGCCGACCGCCCCGAAGAAGCCGGCGGCCCCGCCCGCGAGCGAGGCTGCCGCCGTGGCGGCGCCCGTCCCGACCACCATCGGGCCGCGGCCCGATCAGGCGGCCGTCACGCGCGCGCTCGCCCGGAGCCAGCGCGCCATCGACGCCTGCGTCGCCTCGGGGCTCGCCAAGGACGCGTCGCTCGACGTCCCCGCCACCGCGGTGGTCATCGCCACCGTGAACCCGGCCGGCAAGATCCTGTACCCCACCTTCGAGGACGCGCCGCTCAACGCCTCCGAGCTCGGCGGCTGCCTCAAGGGCGTGGTGGCCCGCACGCCGGTGCAGCCCTTCGAGGGCGACGTGGTCCGGGTGCGGGTGCCGGTGCTGCTCCGCCGTTAG
- a CDS encoding ComEC/Rec2 family competence protein — MTLSARPLALLALALYALLATPARAAGRLEVTFLSVGQGDSAFVVTPSGRTVLVDAGPPESARRLEGYLRARLRGPIDAVVATHPHADHIGGMPAALSIFGARHFYDPVLDHPSPLLDRVYRIVAARTRAGEMTAHRVRAGETAPLDLGDGVRLTFLAPSDPLITRSRSDVNANSIVFRLDYGEVSFLFEGDAEPATEERLLRADRRRLRAQVLKVAHHGSRYGSKAALLRAVRPEVAVVSCGRDNDYGHPHPAALRRLERAGARVYRTDLDGDVVVRTDGRRVEVSAGGR, encoded by the coding sequence TTGACCCTCTCCGCCCGACCGCTCGCCCTCCTGGCCCTGGCCCTGTACGCGCTCCTCGCCACCCCCGCCAGGGCCGCCGGGCGGCTCGAGGTCACCTTCCTCTCGGTAGGCCAGGGGGACTCGGCTTTCGTGGTCACCCCTTCCGGCCGGACCGTGCTCGTGGACGCCGGACCGCCCGAGTCGGCGCGCCGGCTCGAGGGCTACCTCCGGGCGCGGCTGCGCGGGCCCATCGACGCCGTGGTGGCGACCCACCCCCACGCCGACCACATCGGCGGGATGCCGGCCGCGCTCTCGATCTTCGGCGCCCGCCACTTCTACGACCCGGTCCTCGACCACCCCTCCCCGCTCCTCGATCGCGTCTACCGGATCGTCGCCGCCCGGACCCGGGCCGGCGAGATGACCGCCCACCGGGTCCGCGCCGGCGAGACCGCCCCGCTCGACCTCGGCGACGGGGTGCGGCTCACGTTCCTCGCTCCCTCCGACCCGCTCATCACGCGGAGCCGGTCCGACGTGAACGCCAACTCGATCGTCTTCCGGCTCGACTACGGCGAGGTCTCGTTCCTGTTCGAGGGCGACGCCGAGCCGGCGACGGAGGAGCGGCTGCTCCGCGCCGACCGGAGGAGGCTCCGGGCGCAGGTGCTCAAGGTGGCGCACCACGGGAGCCGTTACGGCTCGAAGGCGGCGCTGCTCCGGGCGGTGCGCCCCGAGGTGGCGGTGGTGAGCTGCGGGCGCGACAACGACTACGGCCACCCGCACCCGGCCGCGCTGCGGCGGCTCGAGCGCGCCGGCGCCCGGGTGTACCGGACCGACCTCGACGGCGACGTGGTGGTCCGGACCGACGGGCGACGGGTCGAGGTGAGCGCGGGCGGGCGCTGA
- a CDS encoding DUF3006 domain-containing protein, which translates to MEAFVDRIEGEVAVLLIGERQWSLPAALLPAGTREGDSVELSAKKLKRRPAPAPDIDWKRS; encoded by the coding sequence GTGGAAGCGTTCGTGGACCGGATCGAGGGCGAGGTGGCGGTGCTCCTCATCGGCGAGCGGCAGTGGAGCCTGCCCGCCGCGCTCCTCCCGGCGGGCACGCGGGAGGGCGACTCCGTCGAGCTCTCCGCGAAGAAGCTGAAGCGCCGCCCGGCGCCGGCGCCGGACATCGACTGGAAGCGGAGCTGA
- the ttcA gene encoding tRNA 2-thiocytidine(32) synthetase TtcA codes for MLQEITRLERRLLKAASQAIADHQLVENGDRILVAVSGGKDSYTLLHLLMRLKERAPVHFDLVATNLDQGQPGFPADVLRRHFESVGVPHVMLSEDTYSIVKRLVPEEKTTCPVCSRLRRGILYNKAVELGCTKIALGHHRDDLIETLLLSALYSGRLKSMPARLRSDDGRNVVIRPLCYAAEEDIARFSELMRFPIVPCDLCGSQPNLRRKKVKELLRQLSAENPNVKGNLLNALQTVVPSHLLDRGLQARLAEAGAEDPWLDEEDEGCGDLPPEAQALLTIGRR; via the coding sequence ATGCTCCAGGAAATCACCAGGCTCGAGCGGCGCTTGCTCAAGGCCGCCTCCCAGGCCATCGCCGACCACCAGCTCGTCGAGAACGGCGACCGGATCCTGGTGGCGGTGTCGGGTGGGAAGGACAGCTACACGCTCCTCCACCTGCTCATGCGGCTGAAGGAGCGGGCGCCGGTCCACTTCGACCTCGTCGCCACCAACCTCGACCAGGGGCAGCCCGGGTTCCCCGCGGACGTGCTGCGGCGCCACTTCGAGTCGGTCGGCGTGCCGCACGTGATGCTCTCCGAGGACACCTACAGCATCGTGAAGCGGCTCGTGCCGGAGGAGAAGACCACCTGTCCCGTCTGCTCGCGGCTCCGGCGCGGCATCCTCTACAACAAGGCCGTCGAGCTCGGCTGCACCAAGATCGCGCTCGGCCACCACCGCGACGACCTCATCGAGACCCTGCTCCTCAGCGCGCTCTACTCGGGCCGGCTCAAGAGCATGCCGGCGAGGCTCCGCTCCGACGACGGCCGGAACGTCGTCATCCGGCCGCTCTGCTACGCCGCGGAGGAGGACATCGCCCGCTTCTCCGAGCTGATGCGCTTCCCGATCGTGCCGTGCGACCTGTGCGGCAGCCAGCCCAACCTGCGCCGCAAGAAGGTGAAGGAGCTCTTGCGCCAGCTCTCGGCGGAGAACCCCAACGTGAAGGGGAACCTCCTCAACGCGCTGCAGACGGTCGTGCCGTCGCACCTGCTCGACCGCGGCCTGCAGGCCCGGCTCGCCGAGGCGGGCGCCGAGGATCCCTGGCTCGACGAGGAGGACGAGGGCTGCGGCGACCTGCCGCCGGAGGCGCAGGCGCTGCTCACCATCGGCCGGCGCTGA
- a CDS encoding FYDLN acid domain-containing protein — protein sequence MPGKDLGTKHTCFKCGAKFYDLKKPEPICPKCGADQREQPVAKPASERRRAPARPPVEEPVATDELVEEGDLEDLDDEEPVEESDDE from the coding sequence ATGCCCGGCAAGGATCTCGGCACCAAGCACACGTGCTTCAAGTGCGGCGCCAAGTTTTACGACCTCAAGAAGCCAGAGCCCATCTGCCCGAAGTGCGGCGCGGACCAGCGTGAGCAGCCGGTCGCGAAGCCGGCCTCGGAGCGGCGGCGCGCCCCTGCGCGCCCGCCTGTCGAGGAGCCCGTCGCCACCGACGAGCTCGTCGAGGAGGGCGACCTCGAGGACCTCGACGACGAGGAGCCGGTCGAAGAGTCCGACGACGAGTAG
- a CDS encoding carboxypeptidase regulatory-like domain-containing protein → MNGWRTALAAAAALLALPSAGRSGELRGVVEYGGPVPRLAPIPVTKDHGTCGESQPDESLVTAGGRLANVVVQVKGAPGSPARLVLGQDRCRYRPHVLAAPVGSTLAFANGDPVLHNVHGYRVKATAFNLAMPQQGQQSAPRKLDRPGPVRVRCDVHGWMGAWVVATEGPAAVSASDGTFAIAGLPPGNWTVTAWHETLGERTLEVKVPAEGTVTASFRFE, encoded by the coding sequence ATGAACGGATGGAGAACCGCGCTCGCCGCGGCGGCCGCCCTCCTCGCCCTGCCCTCGGCGGGGAGGAGCGGCGAGCTGCGCGGCGTCGTCGAGTACGGCGGCCCGGTGCCGCGCCTCGCCCCGATCCCGGTCACGAAGGACCACGGCACCTGCGGCGAGTCGCAGCCGGACGAGTCGCTCGTCACCGCCGGCGGGCGGCTCGCGAACGTGGTGGTGCAGGTGAAGGGGGCGCCCGGCTCACCGGCCCGGCTGGTGCTCGGGCAGGACCGCTGCCGCTACCGGCCGCACGTGCTGGCGGCGCCGGTGGGGAGCACGCTCGCCTTCGCGAACGGCGATCCGGTGCTCCACAACGTGCACGGCTACCGGGTCAAGGCCACCGCCTTCAACCTGGCGATGCCGCAGCAGGGCCAGCAGAGCGCGCCCCGGAAGCTCGACCGCCCGGGCCCGGTCCGGGTCCGGTGCGACGTGCACGGCTGGATGGGGGCCTGGGTGGTCGCCACCGAGGGGCCGGCGGCGGTCTCGGCGTCAGACGGCACCTTCGCCATCGCGGGGCTGCCGCCCGGCAACTGGACGGTGACCGCCTGGCACGAGACGCTCGGCGAGCGGACCCTCGAGGTGAAGGTCCCGGCCGAGGGGACGGTGACGGCGAGCTTCCGGTTCGAGTGA
- a CDS encoding COX15/CtaA family protein has product MREHRLAVGTALATFALLVVGGLVHATGSSLACPDWPLCYGQFFPPMRGGILFEHGHRLVALCVLTLTAALTATVWRRRPDPALRRLTALAMALVLVQASLGALTVLFRLPLLVSSGHLATSMAFFSLVISLAWRLDPRPPPLEAAPRGLVGIAALAVYAQIVLGAFVRHTGAGLACNVEIPLCAGGQLWPAWGPAQLHMAHRIAGVLVGLLVIAASLRPLRAAGRDGGRARLLLAAAAPVLVLLQVSLGLWTVASYVAIPVVTLHLAAGAALLADQVALFLALGGRPAGAREASRSGSLAPAHG; this is encoded by the coding sequence ATGCGTGAACACCGGCTCGCCGTCGGCACGGCGCTCGCGACGTTCGCCCTCCTGGTGGTGGGCGGGCTCGTGCACGCCACCGGATCCTCCCTCGCCTGCCCGGACTGGCCGCTCTGCTACGGCCAGTTCTTCCCGCCCATGCGGGGCGGCATCCTCTTCGAGCACGGCCACCGCCTCGTGGCGCTCTGCGTGCTCACGCTCACCGCGGCGCTGACCGCGACGGTCTGGCGCCGCCGCCCCGATCCGGCGCTGCGCCGGCTCACCGCGCTCGCGATGGCGCTCGTGCTGGTGCAGGCCTCGCTCGGCGCGCTCACGGTGCTCTTCCGGCTGCCGCTGCTCGTCTCCTCGGGCCACCTCGCCACCTCGATGGCCTTCTTCTCGCTCGTCATCTCCCTGGCCTGGCGGCTCGACCCGCGCCCGCCGCCGCTCGAGGCCGCGCCCCGCGGGCTCGTCGGGATCGCGGCGCTGGCGGTCTACGCGCAGATCGTCCTCGGCGCGTTCGTGCGCCACACCGGGGCCGGCCTCGCCTGCAACGTCGAGATCCCGCTCTGCGCCGGCGGGCAGCTCTGGCCGGCCTGGGGGCCGGCGCAGCTCCACATGGCCCACCGCATCGCCGGCGTGCTCGTGGGGCTGCTCGTGATCGCCGCGTCGCTCCGGCCGCTCCGCGCGGCGGGCCGCGACGGCGGCCGCGCCCGGCTCCTCCTCGCCGCCGCCGCCCCGGTCCTCGTCCTCCTCCAGGTGTCGCTCGGGCTCTGGACCGTGGCGAGCTACGTCGCCATCCCGGTGGTGACGCTGCACCTCGCCGCCGGCGCCGCGCTCCTCGCCGACCAGGTGGCGCTCTTCCTCGCCCTCGGCGGCCGCCCGGCCGGCGCCCGCGAGGCCTCCCGCTCCGGCTCCCTCGCCCCCGCCCACGGATAG
- the cyoE gene encoding heme o synthase translates to MLTGTTVAARPSPLAFARDLALLAKPRLSSLVLCTTAGGIWLAPGHVEAPRALATLAGTTAVVGAANALNSWLERDTDALMRRTRDRPLPAGRLDPWVAVALGLAVPGVAIPALALFAGSLTAFLAALALFTYVCLYTPLKRRSPLALFVGAVPGAIPPLMGWTSVTGRLDTGGLALFALLFCWQLPHFLAVSIYLEEDYRRGGLRVFSLVHGERAAQGWALASVLLLVPVSLWLLPLGLAGAGYAAVALVGGALLAGHALHGLTQPRPLTRWARTFFLGTLVYLTALFAALFAFSRAP, encoded by the coding sequence GTGCTCACCGGAACGACCGTCGCCGCCCGCCCCTCCCCGCTCGCCTTCGCCCGCGACCTCGCGCTGCTCGCCAAGCCGCGCCTCTCGTCCCTCGTCCTCTGCACCACCGCCGGCGGCATCTGGCTCGCGCCCGGGCACGTCGAGGCGCCGCGCGCCCTCGCCACCCTCGCCGGCACCACCGCCGTGGTCGGCGCTGCCAACGCGCTCAACAGCTGGCTCGAGCGCGACACCGACGCGCTCATGCGCCGCACCCGCGACCGGCCGCTCCCGGCCGGTCGGCTCGACCCCTGGGTGGCGGTGGCGCTCGGGCTCGCCGTCCCCGGGGTGGCCATCCCGGCCCTGGCGCTCTTCGCCGGGTCGCTCACCGCGTTCCTGGCCGCCCTGGCGCTCTTCACCTACGTCTGCCTCTACACGCCCCTCAAGCGGCGGAGCCCGCTGGCGCTCTTCGTGGGGGCGGTGCCGGGCGCCATCCCCCCGCTCATGGGCTGGACGAGCGTCACCGGCCGGCTCGACACCGGCGGGCTCGCCCTCTTCGCCCTGCTCTTCTGCTGGCAGCTGCCGCACTTCCTCGCGGTGTCGATCTACCTCGAGGAGGACTACCGCCGCGGCGGGCTCCGGGTGTTCTCGCTCGTGCACGGCGAGCGGGCCGCGCAGGGCTGGGCGCTCGCCTCGGTGCTCCTGCTCGTCCCGGTCTCGCTCTGGCTCCTGCCGCTCGGGCTCGCCGGCGCCGGTTACGCGGCGGTGGCGCTCGTCGGCGGCGCGCTCCTCGCCGGCCACGCGCTCCACGGCCTCACGCAGCCCCGGCCGCTGACGCGCTGGGCGCGCACCTTCTTCCTCGGGACCCTCGTGTACCTCACCGCGCTCTTCGCCGCCCTCTTCGCCTTCTCGCGGGCCCCGTGA
- a CDS encoding ABC transporter ATP-binding protein, protein MTAAAPRRPPAPAAPPRLAARALAFRYREREVLRGLSFEVGAGEIFGVLGPNGAGKSTLFSILTGLRAPDAGELLLDGAPVPFGDRALRARLGVVFQEPSLDAKLTCEENLVLGAALFAVPRAEGRARARALLERAGLAARAREPVSRLSGGMRRRLELARAVIHRPAILVLDEPTSGLDAAAFRATWEAIQALRREEGLTVLLNTHRPDEAEQCDRLAVMAEGRIVACEPPEALRSRVAGDVLQIEAADPEPLAREIALRFQVPARAVDGAVVVEREQGHVLVPRLVEAFPPGRFRSVSVRRPTLADAFLEITGRGLDAEVAP, encoded by the coding sequence GTGACCGCCGCCGCCCCCCGCCGTCCCCCGGCGCCGGCCGCGCCGCCGCGCCTCGCCGCCCGCGCGCTCGCCTTCCGCTACCGCGAGCGGGAGGTGCTGCGCGGCCTCTCCTTCGAGGTGGGGGCGGGCGAGATCTTCGGCGTGCTCGGCCCGAACGGCGCCGGCAAGAGCACGCTCTTCTCCATCCTCACCGGCCTGCGCGCGCCCGACGCGGGGGAGCTGCTCCTCGACGGCGCGCCGGTCCCGTTCGGCGACCGCGCGCTGCGGGCCCGGCTCGGCGTGGTGTTCCAGGAGCCGAGCCTCGACGCCAAGCTCACCTGCGAGGAGAACCTGGTCCTCGGGGCGGCCCTCTTCGCGGTGCCGCGCGCCGAGGGGCGCGCCCGGGCCCGGGCGCTCCTGGAGCGGGCCGGGCTCGCGGCGCGGGCCAGGGAGCCGGTGTCGCGCCTCTCCGGCGGCATGCGGCGCAGGCTCGAGCTCGCCCGGGCGGTGATCCACCGCCCCGCCATCCTGGTCCTCGACGAGCCGACCAGCGGCCTCGACGCCGCCGCCTTCCGCGCCACCTGGGAGGCCATCCAGGCGCTCCGGCGCGAGGAGGGGCTGACCGTGCTCCTCAACACCCACCGCCCCGACGAGGCCGAGCAGTGCGACCGGCTGGCGGTGATGGCCGAGGGACGCATCGTGGCCTGCGAGCCGCCCGAGGCGCTCCGGTCGCGGGTGGCGGGGGACGTGCTGCAGATCGAGGCGGCCGATCCGGAGCCCCTGGCCCGCGAGATCGCGCTCCGCTTCCAGGTCCCGGCCCGGGCGGTGGACGGCGCGGTCGTGGTCGAGCGCGAGCAGGGGCACGTGCTCGTGCCGCGACTCGTGGAGGCCTTCCCGCCGGGCCGCTTCCGCTCGGTCTCGGTCCGCCGGCCCACCCTCGCCGACGCCTTCCTCGAGATCACCGGCCGCGGGCTCGACGCGGAGGTGGCGCCGTGA
- a CDS encoding ABC transporter permease, whose product MTSGLRYDLATVDVLWRRDLARFFRQPSRLAGALGQPVLFWLIIGSGMASTFRMPGSDQGYLQFFYPGVVLMVVLFAAIFTTVSVIEDRHAGFLQAVLAGPGSRGALVAGKSLGSASVALSQAALFLLLLPSAGFSALSVRWPLLLAALSLAAVGLAALGFAVAWAVDNVQGYHAIQMTLLVPLWVVSGAMFPASPEHPVFAAVMRANPVAYAVSATRRALGGPDAPGALPGGAAVDLGVLALFAAAALGLAALAARRKGGAR is encoded by the coding sequence GTGACCTCGGGGCTGCGCTACGACCTCGCCACCGTGGACGTGCTCTGGCGGCGCGACCTCGCCCGCTTCTTCCGCCAGCCCTCGCGGCTCGCCGGCGCCCTCGGGCAGCCGGTCCTCTTCTGGCTCATCATCGGCTCCGGCATGGCGTCCACCTTCCGGATGCCCGGCTCCGACCAGGGCTACCTCCAGTTCTTCTACCCGGGCGTGGTGCTCATGGTGGTGCTCTTCGCGGCCATCTTCACCACCGTGAGCGTCATCGAGGACCGGCACGCCGGCTTCCTGCAGGCGGTGCTGGCCGGGCCGGGGTCGCGCGGGGCGCTGGTGGCCGGGAAGTCGCTCGGCTCGGCCTCGGTGGCGCTCTCGCAGGCGGCGCTCTTCCTGCTCCTGCTGCCGTCGGCCGGCTTCTCGGCGCTCTCGGTGCGCTGGCCGCTGCTCCTCGCCGCCCTCTCCCTCGCCGCGGTGGGGCTCGCCGCGCTCGGCTTCGCGGTGGCGTGGGCGGTGGACAACGTGCAGGGCTACCACGCCATCCAGATGACGCTGCTCGTGCCGCTCTGGGTGGTGTCCGGCGCCATGTTCCCCGCCTCCCCGGAGCACCCGGTCTTCGCGGCGGTGATGCGCGCCAACCCGGTGGCCTACGCGGTGTCGGCCACCCGGCGCGCCCTCGGCGGCCCGGACGCGCCGGGCGCGCTGCCCGGCGGCGCGGCGGTGGACCTCGGCGTGCTCGCCCTCTTCGCCGCCGCGGCGCTCGGCCTGGCCGCCCTGGCCGCCCGGCGGAAGGGGGGCGCGCGGTGA
- a CDS encoding DUF420 domain-containing protein produces MTLGALLPTVNAALNATSAALLFLGWRAIRAGRRDLHRALMLSACGSSVLFLAGYFTRIALTGTHRYPGSGAAKAVYLAVLLSHTLLAAATLPLALRTLYLSLGQRFAEHRRVARWAFPVWIYVSVTGVVVYVMLYRL; encoded by the coding sequence GTGACCCTCGGGGCGCTCCTCCCGACCGTGAACGCCGCGCTCAACGCCACGAGCGCCGCGCTCCTCTTCCTCGGCTGGCGGGCCATCCGCGCCGGGCGGCGCGACCTGCACCGGGCGCTCATGCTCTCCGCCTGCGGCAGCTCGGTGCTCTTCCTCGCCGGCTACTTCACCCGCATCGCGCTCACCGGGACCCACCGCTACCCGGGGAGCGGCGCGGCGAAGGCCGTCTACCTCGCCGTGCTCCTCTCCCACACCCTGCTCGCGGCGGCGACGCTGCCGCTCGCGCTCCGCACCCTCTACCTCTCGCTCGGCCAGCGCTTCGCGGAGCACCGGCGGGTGGCGCGCTGGGCCTTCCCGGTCTGGATCTACGTCTCGGTGACCGGGGTGGTGGTGTACGTGATGCTGTACCGGCTGTGA